From Aspergillus fumigatus Af293 chromosome 3, whole genome shotgun sequence, a single genomic window includes:
- a CDS encoding chaperonin-containing T-complex subunit CCT6 codes for MSATQLLNPKAESRRRAEALKVNISAGEGLQDVLKSNLGPSGTLKMLVDGAGGIKLTKDGNVLLREMQIQNPTAVMIARAATAQDDITGDGTTSVVLMVGELLKQADRYISEGLHPRVITDGYEIAKNEALKFLDQFKIERNIDRELLLSVARTSLATKLNSALAEKLTPDVVDAVLAIHRAPEKPDLHMVEIMTMQHRTASDTQLIRGLALDHGARHPDMPKRVENAFILTLNVSLEYEKSEINSGFYYSSAEQRDKLVESERKFVDAKLQKIMELKKQVCGTDPKKGFVVINQKGIDPLSLDVLVKNGILALRRAKRRNMERLQLVCGGVAQNSVDDLTPDVLGWAGLVYEHQLGEEKYTFVEEVKDPKSVTILIKGPNQHTIAQVKDAVRDGLRSVYNTIVDGCVVPGAGAYQVACAHHLSSEGVRRSVKGKAKWGVAAFADALLVIPKTLAANSGHDIQDSLAALQDERAEGNVVGLDLTTGEPMDPVQEGVFDSYRVLRNCIASSTGIASNLLLCDELLKARQMSKQGGPGGMDE; via the exons ATGTCTGCAACTCAGCTACTGAACCCCAAAGCCGAGTCGAGG CGGAGGGCGGAAGCTTTGAAAGTGAACATCAGCGCTGGTGAGGGTCTTCAGGATGTCTTGAAGTCTAATCTGGGCCCCTCTGGTACTCTAAAGAT GTTGGTGGATGGTGCTGGCGGA ATCAAGTTGACCAAGGATGGCAATGTGCTCTTGCGAGAGATG CAAATCCAAAACCCAACAGCT GTGATGATTGCCCGCGCCGCTACAGCACAAGACGATATTACTGGTGATGGAACGACGTCCGTTGTCCTGATGGTCGGAGAGCTCTTGAAGCAGGCTGATCGGTATATCTCCGAGGGGCTGCATCCCAGAGTTATCACGGATGGTTACGAAATTGCCAAGAATGAAGCTCTCAAG TTCCTTGACCAGTTTAAGATTGAGCGCAACATTGACCGTGAATTGTTGCTCTCTGTTGCTCGGACGTCGCTCGCCACAAAATTGAACAGCGCCCTTGCTGAAAAGCTTACACCGGATGTCGTCGATGCAGTTCTTGCCATTCACCGAGCCCCTGAGAAACCCGATTTGCACATGGTTGAGATCATGACCATGCAGCACCGGACGGCGTCTGACACACAGCTCATCCGTGGTCTCGCTTTAGATCACGGCGCAAGGCACCCTGATATGCCTAAGAGGGTTGAGAATGCTTTCATTTTGACTCTGAACGTCAGTTTGGAATATGAGAAGTCGGAAATCAACTCTGGTTTCTACTACTCCTCGGCCGAGCAGAGGGACAAGCTGGTGGAGAGCGAGCGGAAATTCGTGGACGCTAAACTGCAGAAGATCATGGAACTGAAGAAGCAGGTCTGCGGTACTGACCCCAAGAAAGGTTTTGTCGTGATCAATCAAAAGGGTATTGATCCTCTGAGCTTGGATGTCCTCGTCAAGAACGGAATTCTAGCTCTCCGAAGAGCTAAACGGAGAAACATGGAACGACTCCAACTGGTTTGCGGTGGTGTTGCTCAGAACAGTGTGGATGACCTTACTCCTGATGTTCTCGGATGGGCCGGCCTGGTTTACGAACACCAGCTCGGAGAAGAGAAGTACACATTTGTCGAAGAGGTCAAGGACCCCAAGTCTGTTACCATTCTCATCAAGGGGCCCAACCAACACACCATCGCTCAGGTCAAGGATGCAGTCCGCGACGGCTTACGGTCTGTCTACAACACCATTGTCGATGGCTGCGTTGTTCCTGGTGCTGGCGCTTACCAAGTCGCTTGCGCTCATCACCTGTCATCTGAAGGTGTTCGGAGATCCGTCAAAGGCAAAGCCAAGTGGGGCgttgctgcttttgctgaTGCCCTTCTGGTTATTCCGAAGACCCTGGCTGCCAATTCAGGCCACGACATCCAGGATTCCCTGGCTGCTCTGCAGGATGAGCGTGCAGAGGGTAATGTGGTCGGATTAGATTTGACGACGGGAGAGCCCATGGATCCAGTGCAGGAGGGTGTCTTCGATTCTTACCGGGTCTTGCGTAACTGCATCGCATCGAGCACTGGTATAGCCTCTAACCTACTCCTGTGTGACGAACTGCTCAAGGCCAGACAGATGAGCAAACAAGGTGGGCCTGGTGGCATGGATGAGTAA
- a CDS encoding COX20 family protein: MADDTRDPTSHIPVAGENEQTISGDSSSSRRKTKYELPKSQVGKLWEAFGNPEESANVLANTAYNGAKKDANDVSVTEAVKSISLKEVTSFYKAPCARDSLLLGIGAGFGIGGLRCVLGGLRSMWTACNWAVGVFAITSLAAHEFCQRRRVQELDGMKQAVELMKELKLKKQREKEKQMAEEAARLAEEEKKRKSWTNLSNYKFW; encoded by the exons ATGGCTGACGATACTCGGGACCCTACCTCACACATTCCTGTCGCGGGCGAAAATGAACAGACAATTTCCGGAGACTCTTCATCGTCACGGAGAAAGACAAAGTACGAGCTTCCAAAGTCACAGGTCGGAAAGTTATGGGAAGCGTTTGGCAATCCAGAAGAATCGGCAAATGTATTGGCAAATACAGCTTACAATGGGGCGAAGAAGGATGCGAACGACGTCTCAGTCACCGAAGCCGTGAAATCAATATCTTTGAAAGAAGTCACATCATTCTATAAAGCTCCATGCGCTCGGGATTCATTATTGCTAGGGATCGGTGCCGGGTTCGGTATCGGTGGGTTGAGATGTGTATTAGGGG GTCTGCGCTCAATGTGGACTGCCTGCAACTGGGCCGTTGGGGTGTTCGCTATCACCTCCCTCGCAGCCCACGAATTCTGCCAGAGGCGACGAGTCCAGGAGTTGGACGGCATGAAGCAAGCCGTGGAATTGATGAAGGAACTGAAGCTCAAGAAACAacgagagaaggaaaagcaGATGGCGGAAGAGGCTGCCCGCTtagccgaagaagagaagaaaaggaagagtTGGACAAACCTATCGAATTATAAGTTCTGGTAG
- a CDS encoding asparagine--tRNA ligase SLM5, with translation MRTWQRTFATSVARLNSNATGRSGGTTLLRCAEVLRKSQAGSSSYEDQEIKINGFVRSVRKQKRFAFAEITDGSTIEPLQAFLKPAQAAGYVERVAMTVWILRLELSADGGCRLSTGTAVEISGLWKACPPGKEQTHELQTTEVKIVGQAEPETYPIQKKYHSPDFLRSIPHLRLRTPFNSVLSRFRSECLYQLGNVFRDAPNGGYVQVQPPLITSSDCEGAGETFTVLPRETIMDPKSEGNHFFRAPKYLTVSSQLHLEAYAAELGNVWAISPTFRAEKSDTPRHLSEFYMLEAEMNFMDDLDSLTDAVEYVVRDLTRRLYQSPVGQEILTAKRSGESGQDDAGNGAVPNLRQRWVDLMEGPRWRRITYTQAMELLEAAVARGEVSFEYAPTWTEGLQLEHEKYIVDVINGGQPVFVTDYPKAIKPFYMAPSHVAPGKEEDIRAPGETVACFDLLLPEVSEVAGGSLREHRLPNIIQNMRDHGLIKQRLYPAAGAGETPTTQTAPEQPLYPHLQPYEDLGHLQWYADLRRWGSAPHGGFGLGFDRFLSYLAGVSSVRDVVAFPRYFGRADC, from the exons ATGCGGACATGGCAGCGGACCTTTGCCACGTCTGTTGCCAGACTAAATAGTAACGCAACAGGGCGAAGTGGCGGTACCACTCTCCTGCGCTGCGCCGAAGTTCTCCGGAAGAGTCAGGCTGGGAGCAGCAGTTACGAGGATCAAGAAATCAAGATCAACGGTTTCGTTCGCTCTGTTCGAAAGCAGAAGCGCTTCGCATTCGCAGAGATCACAGATGGTTCGACTATTGAGCCATTGCAGGCGTTTCTGAAGCCTGCGCAGGCGGCAGGGTACGTTGAGAGAGTCGCGATGACGGTGTGGATATTGCGGCTTGAGTTAAGTGCTGATGGTGGTTGTAGATTATCTACGGGAACGGCCGTCGAGATCTCTGGGTTATGGAAGGCTTGTCCGCCTGGTAAAGAGCAGACCCATGAACTTCAAACGACTGAGGTGAAGATTGTGGGCCAAGCAGAACCAGAG ACATATCCTATACAAAAGAAATACCACAGTCCTGACTTCCTCCGGTCGATTCCCCACCTTCGTCTACGAACCCCCTTCAACTCCGTCCTCTCGCGATTTCGCTCTGAATGCCTATACCAGCTGGGCAATGTCTTTCGGGATGCGCCAAATGGCGGCTATGTGCAAGTTCAACCTCCATTGATTACATCATCCGACTGCGAAGGAGCTGGGGAGACATTTACAGTGCTACCGCGTGAAACAATTATGGATCCCAAGTCGGAGGGGAACCATTTCTTCCGGGCGCCCAAGTACCTGACGGTCTCGTCGCAGCTCCATCTCGAGGCCTACGCAGCTGAGCTGGGAAACGTCTGGGCTATCTCACCGACCTTTCGCGCGGAGAAGAGCGACACGCCACGCCATCTCAGTGAGTTCTACATGCTCGAGGCGGAGATGAACTTCATGGACGATCTCGACTCCCTGACGGATGCAGTGGAATATGTAGTCCGCGATCTTACTCGCCGGTTGTACCAGTCGCCGGTCGGCCAAGAGATCCTGACTGCCAAGCGGTCAGGCGAGAGCGGCCAGGACGATGCCGGGAATGGGGCCGTGCCAAACCTTCGACAGCGATGGGTTGATCTCATGGAGGGGCCTCGCTGGCGACGAATCACCTATACGCAGGCGATGGAGTTGCTCGAAGCGGCAGTCGCGCGGGGAGAGGTCTCGTTCGAGTATGCTCCTACGTGGACGGAAGGCCTCCAACTCGAACACGAGAAGTACATTGTGGACGTGATCAACGGGGGCCAACCGGTATTCGTGACGGACTATcccaaggccatcaagcCGTTCTACATGGCGCCGTCCCACGTGGCCCCCggcaaggaagaggacaTCCGTGCGCCCGGTGAAACGGTCGCCTGCTTCGATCTTCTCCTGCCGGAGGTCAGCGAAGTCGCGGGCGGATCACTCCGTGAACACCGCCTGCCCAACATCATCCAGAACATGCGCGATCACGGGTTGATCAAGCAGCGCTTATATCCTGCGGCTGGTGCTGGAGAGACGCCGACGACCCAGACGGCCCCTGAGCAGCCGTTATACCCCCATCTCCAGCCGTATGAGGACTTGGGGCATCTGCAGTGGTACGCGGATCTGCGACGGTGGGGGAGCGCACCGCATGGAGGATTCGGGCTTGGGTTCGACCGGTTTCTCAGTTATCTAGCTGGAGTTTCGAGTGTGCGGGATGTGGTGGCTTTTCCCCGATACTTTGGCCGGGCTGATTGTTAG
- a CDS encoding RNA recognition motif domain-containing protein: MLKPFKIRDLHASPTQEDGKNPLDCFPQSDHGHSTCRRSGVVQLSASDYDEVALSHPRARLTYVDDDDGDIITVGSSLELSQRLDEPIYNMPTQSNPTQDSTIPETMHIFDIRRSNSVTELWKRFEYNPAGRETEDAKKAVESTSDNSTPPSPDGRVSNAGLASNEGSEPLLAAFETEMAKILSASEPRNTDNAEEIPSSTEVPNEPPSSGRRTNPALALAQAMHHLINGAEMIGSEVRSRLPELEHQLEHHLQNAQRVLPENVGLTVQAALASLDAQMRNLTNALNNASSARDRRTSNMFRGDVRTPADAVDSLYNMASELGQMGHTLYSAFETEFGSRIGARDASQPSDESLQKPTPGDEAAVNGDPSAAASVLSTKTEETAKIPLTAEESDTTSRGQGSKNREEPRPSSNRTEEPGRAQRVPSQQDEPSELPESVRHSAPTFDLPYRPHPWRRCHSHHHHPHPHSRPHPPPPPPHSHHDIPHPHPPHLPHHYHQHQPRPFPPPSPPHPHHHMPPPPPPPHPFHPSHTPRPSWGAHGPFRPSFPPHPRAHDHGSWRSAWPFFWPHQEYQSEAPTVAMDQLPDATASAPRPADAVLFIGNVGFNVSEKTIRDVFAAKGFLVDVHLPLDAETRKHAGFGYLYFPSIHAARAALDALQGTHIDGHSINLELSDHSPITSLHRDHPSELDHARRPSELHSSASPSSGIQPERLEVGQDLKAREARPIPLSVTDLCSSNESTDHEPKGNNILSTTPDNFPRLTRDLEQSRFPPLSQIDARVLTHHRRDPDTSMLGASAPACDASHGNDASGRSCQLQGTSGSFPDDDSDGTRSGPLQELAQTSGAGHDDHCKPRRSKSMRYLNRNGDKSPSRALRRRATERHSLRHGTRNSAGGFHDEGCAYDNYSNTFGYSRPRSLPASQEEISVPDENEQQLDPRQSAIDDCVVSLIGLGYENTLEGGIQRIAVYAAAADGKISDAIEMIEEERKAKRCARLAAVMPCRRTFPQ; encoded by the exons ATGTTGAAGCCATTCAAGATAAGAGATCTTCATGCATCTCCAACACAAGAAGATGGGAAGAACCCTCTCGACTGTTTCCCGCAAAGTGACCATGGTCACAGTACCTGTAGGCGCTCGGGCGTTGTGCAGCTCTCAGCCTCTGACTACGATGAGGTCGCATTGTCTCATCCCCGAGCCCGGTTGACATacgtggatgatgatgacggagATATTATCACT GTCGGATCATCTCTTGAGCTTTCTCAACGTCTTGACGaacctatatataatatgCCAACCCAGTCGAACCCCACACAAGATTCCACGATTCCTGAGACAATGCACATCTTCGATATTCGCCGATCCAACTCTGTCACTGAGCTATGGAAGCGGTTTGAGTATAATCCGGCTGGCCGGGAAACAGAAGACGCAAAGAAGGCAGTCGAATCGACATCTGACAATTCCACTCCTCCTTCACCAGACGGCAGGGTATCGAATGCTGGTCTGGCCTCAAATGAGGGTTCCGAACCGCTTTTGGCAGCATTTGAAACAGAGATGGCCAAGATCCTAAGCGCTTCAGAGCCTCGCAATACAGACAATGCTGAAGAGATTCCTTCTTCTACGGAAGTGCCAAACGAGCCTCCAAGCTCCGGGAGACGCACAAATCCCGCTCTGGCCCTGGCTCAGGCAATGCACCACCTTATCAACGGAGCTGAAATGATTGGCTCCGAAGTGAGGTCAAGATTGCCAGAGTTGGAACATCAGTTagagcatcatctgcagaACGCGCAAAGAGTCCTGCCAGAAAATGTCGGGTTGACTGTCCAGGCAGCTCTTGCGAGTTTGGATGCTCAGATGAGGAATCTGACCAACGCACTGAACAATGCAAGCAGTGCAAGGGATCGGAGAACCAGCAACATGTTCCGGGGCGACGTTCGCACACCTGCAGACGCTGTAGACAGCCTATATAATATGGCTTCCGAGCTCGGCCAGATGGGACACACACTATACTCGGCCTTTGAGACTGAGTTTGGTTCCCGTATTGGAGCGAGAGACGCAAGTCAGCCATCGGATGAAAGTCTCCAAAAGCCGACGCCGGGTGACGAAGCTGCAGTAAACGGAGATCCTTCGGCTGCAGCTTCGGTTTTGAGCACTAAGACTGAAGAGACGGCGAAGATCCCGCTAACCGCTGAAGAATCTGATACAACTTCAAGAGGGCAGGGAAGTAAAAATCGGGAGGAGCCGCGACCATCCAGCAACCGGACAGAGGAGCCTGGTCGTGCACAGCGCGTCCCATCGCAACAGGACGAGCCATCAGAGCTCCCCGAATCAGTTCGTCATAGCGCCCCTACGTTTGATCTTCCTTATAGACCTCATCCGTGGCGCCGTTGTCATTCccaccaccatcatccgcatcctcattctcgtcCCCATCCGCCGCCCCCTCCTCCGCACAGCCATCACGATATtccccatcctcatcctcctcacctTCCCCACCActatcatcaacatcagccTCGTCCCTTTCCTCCGCCTTCCCCACCGCATCCACATCATCATATGcctcccccccctcccccccctcACCCGTTCCATCCCTCGCATACTCCGCGCCCATCATGGGGAGCCCACGGCCCCTTCCGTCCATCATTTCCGCCTCATCCGCGTGCTCACGATCATGGATCATGGCGCTCCGCGTGGCCATTTTTCTGGCCGCACCAGGAGTATCAGTCTGAAGCGCCGACAGTTGCTATGGACCAACTCCCCGACGCTACCGCCAGTGCACCCCGTCCTGCAGATGCAGTGTTGTTCATTGGCAATGTAGGGTTCAATGTCAGTGAGAAGACAATCAGAGATGTATTCGCTGCGAAAGGGTTCCTTGTTGATGTCCACTTGCCTTTGGACGCCGAAACCAGGAAACATGCAGGCTTTGGTTACCTATACTTCCCTTCAATTCACGCGGCAAGGGCGGCATTGGATGCCTTGCAAGGTACACACATTGATGGTCACTCTATCAATCTGGAACTAAGTGACCATTCGCCAATTACGTCCCTCCATCGTGACCACCCTTCAGAGTTGGACCACGCTCGTCGACCATCGGAGCTGCACAGCTCGGCTAGTCCATCTTCGGGAATACAGCCTGAGCGGCTCGAGGTTGGACAAGATCTCAAAGCGAGGGAGGCACGACCGATTCCTCTGAGTGTGACGGATCTATGTTCGAGCAACGAAAGCACAGATCATGAACCAAAAGGAAACAATATCCTGAGCACTACACCTGACAATTTCCCCCGTCTCACTCGAGACTTAGAGCAGAGCCGCTTTCCTCCCCTGTCTCAAATAGATGCTCGTGTTCTAACACATCACCGTCGCGACCCAGACACATCAATGTTGGGTGCGTCGGCGCCCGCGTGTGATGCGAGCCATGGGAATGACGCCTCTGGCAGATCGTGTCAACTGCAAGGTACCTCAGGCTCGTTTCCTGACGATGATAGCGATGGGACGCGGTCAGGTCCACTCCAAGAACTAGCTCAAACCTCAGGCGCAGGTCATGATGATCACTGTAAGCCTCGTCGATCGAAGAGTATGAGATACCTGAATCGCAACGGAGATAAAAGTCCCTCAAGAGCCTTGAGACGGCGGGCAACTGAGCGACATTCCCTACGCCATGGTACACGGAACAGTGCTGGTGGATTTCACGACGAGGGATGCGCATACGACAACTACTCCAATACTTTCGGGTACTCTCGCCCTCGGAGCCTGCCCGCATCGCAGGAAGAAATCTCCGTCCCGGATGAGAACGAACAACAGCTTGATCCAAGACAGAGTGCTATTGACGACTGCGTGGTTAGTCTGATCGGCCTAGGATACGAGAATACATTGGAGGGTGGTATTCAACGGATTGCGGTATATGCAGCCGCTGCGGACGGCAAGATATCGGACGCCATTGAGATGATTGAGGAAGAACGCAAGGC CAAACGATGTGCGCGTCTGGCCGCTGTAATGCCTTGTAGGCGCACTTTCCCCCAGTAA
- the sik1 gene encoding snoRNP complex protein NOP56 has translation MADYLLFEGPMGYSIFKVTHQGDSVGNRLKEVQDGVNDLAKFGKMVELASFLPFENNKQALSEINDVSEGVASDTLINFLELNLPKASKKKKIVLGLADKALASSIKSAFPFVDCETGDTSEVVQDMLRGIRLHATKLLKQLREGDMDTAQLGLGHAYSRAKVKFSVQRDDNHIIQAIAILDQLDKAINTFSMRVREWYSWHFPELVKIVSDNQRYAQIALFVKDKKTLTDESLHDLAALVDDDEGVAQSIIDAAKHSMGQEISESDMENVIAFAQRVVSLSKYRKSLHAYLVSKMSVVAPNLAALIGEIVGARLISHAGSLTNLSKYPASTVQILGAEKALFRALKTKGNTPKYGLLYHSSFIGRAGPKNKGRISRFLANKCSIASRIDNFSEQPSTKFGEVLKKQVEERLEFYASGAPPTKNEVAMKSAMDAVLADMDIDADDSDKEMQDVDDKAEKTEKKEKKEKKEKKEKKEKKDKKDKSEKEEKKKKRKSDVGEGESEKKKRKHDSDAEPSKKKKKV, from the exons ATGGCCGACTACCTTTTGTTCGAGGGCCCTATGGGTTACTCAATCTTCAAAGTCACCCACCAGGGAGACAGCGTTGGAAATCGCTTGAAGGAAGTTCAAGATGGTGTGAATGATCTTGCAAAGTTTGGCAAAATGGTCGAGCTCGCCAGTTTCCTGCCGTTTGA AAACAACAAGCAGGCTCTCAGCGAAATCAACGATGTTTCGGAAGGTGTCGCTTCTGACACTTTAATCAACTTTCTCGAATTGAACCTTCCAAAGGCCagcaaaaagaagaagatcgttCTCGGGCTTGCTGACAAGGCGCTGGCTTCAAGTATCAAATCAGCGTTCCCCTTCGTCGACTGCGAGACTGGAGACACCAGTGAAGTTGTGCAAGATATGCTTCGTGGTATCAGGCTGCATGCCACTAAGTTGCTAAAGCAGCTCCGTGAGGGTGATATGGATACTGCCCAGCTTGGTCTCGGTCACGCCTACTCCCGTGCTAAGGTCAAGTTCTCCGTTCAGCGCGACGACAACCATATTATTCAGGCTATTGCAATCTTGGACCAACTCGACAAGGCCATCAACACTTTCTCTatgagagtgagagagtGGTACTCGTGGCACTTCCCCGAACTTGTCAAGATCGTTTCGGATAACCAGCGCTACGCTCAGATTGCACTCTTTGTCAAGGATAAAAAGACTCTGACTGATGAGAGCTTGCACGATCTAGCTGCtcttgtggatgatgatgaaggtgtTGCACAGAGCATTATTGATGCTGCCAAGCACAGCATGGGCCAGGAAATATCTGAGTCGGACATGGAAAATGTCATTGCGTTCGCGCAAAGAGTTGTCAGCCTTTCCAAGTACCGCAAGTCGCTGCACGCTTACTTGGTTTCCAAGATGAGCGTCGTTGCTCCTAACCTTGCTGCGTTGATCGGAGAGATCGTTGGCGCTCGTCTGATTTCGCATGCCGGAAGCTTGACCAACTTGTCCAAGTATCCAGCTTCCACCGTGCAGATTCTCGGCGCGGAGAAGGCTCTTTTCAGAGCTCTGAAGACCAAAGGAAATACCCCCAAGTATGGACTGCTGTACCACTCTTCTTTCATTGGCCGAGCTGGCCCCAAAAACAAGGGCAGGATCTCGCGATTCCTTGCGAACAAGTGCTCTATCGCTTCCAGAATCGATAATTTCTCCGAGCAGCCCTCGACCAAGTTTGGTGAagtcctgaagaagcaggtTGAAGAACGCTTGGAGTTCTATGCTTCTGGCGCACCCCCTACTAAGAACGAAGTTGCCATG AAATCTGCCATGGATGCCGTTCTAGCCGATATGGACATCGACGCTGATGACAGCGACAAGGAGATGCAGGACGTCGATGACAAGGCtgagaagacagagaagaaggagaagaaggaaaagaaagaaaagaaggagaagaaggagaagaaggacaagaaggacaagagcgagaaggaagaaaagaagaagaagcggaagtCCGACGTTGGCGAAGGCGAatccgagaagaagaagcgcaagcacGACAGCGATGCCGAGCcgtccaagaagaagaagaaggtctaA
- a CDS encoding putative histone acetyltransferase (MysT1), with amino-acid sequence MASADGASPHVKSPTERNLKQVVLGDLLFKTWYQSIYPEDLVSKDTDRLYVCCWCFCYSCDVNSHVKHMRLCEHRTTPPGAQVYEHGGFSVWEVDGDEHKLYAQNLSLFAKLFLDHKSVFFDVATFLYYILTFTDPGNPEKYHILGFFSKEKLSWDANNLACILVFPPYQHKQLGKLLMGVSYKISAWEEDAGFIGGPEKPLSDMGARSYSRFWQERIGRRLLLDDTDASGQETQPARETRKRHSATFMTVRDIGEATGMLTEDVITALRGMGVVQPETPSKRRKAKQAADVPDHYATIRKSDLLRWMENRKVSLRDPVRDERFVGRWALRGTPDENDSIAGEGEEEEEEDSHTA; translated from the coding sequence ATGGCCTCTGCCGACGGCGCGTCTCCCCATGTGAAATCCCCGACCGAGCGAAACCTGAAACAGGTTGTACTAGGTGACCTATTATTCAAAACTTGGTATCAATCGATCTATCCCGAAGACCTCGTGAGCAAAGACACAGACCGTTTGTATGtctgttgctggtgtttCTGTTATTCGTGCGACGTCAACAGCCATGTGAAGCATATGCGACTTTGCGAACACCGGACAACACCTCCCGGCGCCCAGGTCTACGAACATGGCGGATTTTCAGTATGGGAGGTGGATGGAGACGAACACAAGCTCTATGCACAAAACCTCTCGCTCTTCGCGAAGCTGTTTCTCGACCACAAATCCGTATTCTTCGACGTCGCGACTTTTCTGTACTACATCCTCACGTTCACCGATCCCGGGAACCCCGAAAAATACCATATTCTAGGGTTTTTCTCCAAGGAGAAACTGTCCTGGGACGCAAACAACCTTGCCTGCATTTTGGTCTTCCCACCTTACCAACACAAGCAGCTGGGAAAGTTATTGATGGGTGTTAGTTATAAAATCAGTGCCtgggaagaagatgctggtttCATAGGCGGTCCCGAGAAACCGCTGAGTGATATGGGTGCGCGCAGCTATTCTCGCTTCTGGCAAGAACGGATCGGAAGGCGTTTGTTGTTGGACGATACAGATGCTTCCGGACAAGAGACACAGCCAGCCAGAGAGACTCGGAAACGGCATTCAGCAACTTTCATGACGGTTAGGGATATAGGGGAGGCCACTGGGATGCTGACGGAGGACGTGATTACGGCCCTCAGAGGAATGGGCGTTGTTCAACCTGAGACGCCTTCCAAAAGGCGTAAGGCAAAACAGGCTGCCGATGTGCCCGATCACTATGCCACTATCCGCAAGTCAGATCTACTGCGGTGGATGGAAAATCGTAAAGTCTCACTACGAGATCCGGTCAGGGATGAAAGATTTGTCGGCAGATGGGCCCTTAGAGGCACTCCTGATGAGAATGATAGTATCGCGGGtgaaggggaggaagaagaagaggaggattCACATACTGCATAA